The Daucus carota subsp. sativus chromosome 2, DH1 v3.0, whole genome shotgun sequence genome includes a window with the following:
- the LOC108209797 gene encoding PTI1-like tyrosine-protein kinase 3 codes for MRKWLCCTTCQAEESYPRHESDPFKSPKDQTDGNQKSSKVPTPVKQEVQKAVPTIEVPALSLDELKEKTDNFGSKALIGEGSYGRVYFASLNNGKSVAVKKLDVAPEPESDNEFLTQVAMVSKLKHENFVELTGYCVEGHNRVLSYEFATMGSLHDILHGRKGVQGAQPGPVLDWMQRVRIAIDAARGLEYLHEKVQPSVIHRDIRSSNVLLFEDFKAKIADFNLSNQAPDMAARLHSTRVLGTFGYHAPEYAMTGQLTQKSDVYSFGVVLLELLTGRKPVDHTMPRGQQSLVTWATPRLSEDKVKQCVDPKLKGEYPPKAVAKLAAVAALCVQYESEFRPNMSIVVKALQPLLRAATPAPEI; via the exons ATGCGCAAGTGGTTGTGTTGTACCACCTGTCAAGCTGAAGAGTCTTATCCTCGTCATGAGAGTGATCCTTTTAAAAGCCCTAAAGATCAGACAGATG GGAACCAGAAAAGTTCAAAGGTCCCGACTCCTGTCAAACAAGAAGTGCAGAAGGCTGTGCCAACGATTGAAGTGCCAGCACTTTCTCTGGACGAGTTGAAAGAGAAAACTGACAATTTTGGATCAAAGGCATTGATTGGTGAAGGATCCTATGGAAGGGTATACTTCGCAAGCCTAAACAATGGAAAATCTGTGGCTGTTAAAAAGCTTGATGTTGCACCCGAGCCCGAGTCAGACAATGAGTTTTTGACTCAG GTTGCTATGGTTTCGAAGTTGAAGCATGAAAATTTTGTTGAGTTGACTGGTTACTGTGTTGAAGGACATAACCGTGTGTTGTCTTATGAGTTTGCCACTATGGGGTCACTACACGATATTCTGCAtg gcAGGAAGGGAGTTCAAGGAGCACAACCAGGCCCTGTTCTTGACTGGATGCAACGTGTACGGATAGCTATTGATGCAGCAAGGGGGCTGGAGTACTTGCATGAGAAGGTTCAACCTTCTGTAATACATAGAGATATTCGATCTAGTAATGTGCTTTTGTTTGAAGACTTCAAGGCCAAGATTGCAGATTTCAACCTCTCAAATCAGGCACCTGACATGGCTGCTCGCCTTCATTCTACTCGAGTTCTTGGAACTTTCGGTTATCATGCACCAGA GTATGCCATGACAGGACAGTTGACACAGAAAAGTGATGTTTATAGCTTCGGCGTGGTTCTTCTAGAGCTTTTGACCGGAAGAAAGCCTGTTGATCATACGATGCCCCGAGGACAGCAGAGTCTTGTCACTTGG GCAACTCCCAGACTAAGTGAAGACAAAGTTAAACAATGTGTTGATCCAAAGCTCAAAGGAGAGTACCCTCCAAAAGCGGTTGCAAAG CTGGCAGCTGTAGCCGCATTGTGCGTGCAGTATGAGTCTGAGTTTCGGCCAAATATGAGCATCGTTGTCAAGGCTCTCCAACCACTTCTGAGAGCTGCTACCCCAGCTCCAGAGatatag
- the LOC108207329 gene encoding uncharacterized protein LOC108207329 — translation MAEIPYQMIANLRPQTTLAWKLKVRVTRLWPAINRQGDTVGIHCIFVDELGGRIEAWINAANMNQIQNLITEGGTYVVHNFVVRQYGTMQTQRCFQNDVFIELYNMTEVFVAEGVDYIPRHVFHFTDFSALMDTARESNFLIDVLGILQQVQPITTYRNKYNEVKNSIEFTINDMSTSAQVIFYDEMAESFNQEVHNAGQHPIIVIISSSKARLIQGEPKLTNYPATRFFINLQHEAVQDLRDAFRLNGTVWQIGVSIDVRK, via the exons atGGCTGAGATCCCTTACCAAATGATAGCCAACCTACGCCCTCAAACAACACTTGCATGGAAGCTTAAAGTCCGAGTTACAAGGCTTTGGCCAGCCATTAATCGTCAAGGAGATACAGTGGGTATACACTGCATTTTCGTCGATGAATTG GGAGGCCGCATTGAGGCATGGATAAATGCAGCAAACatgaatcaaattcagaatttgattacTGAAGGAGGTACCTATGTTGTCCATAACTTTGTTGTTAGGCAGTATGGTACCATGCAAACTCAAAGATGCTTTCAAAATGATGTCTTCATCGAATTGTATAATATGACTGAGGTCTTTGTGGCTGAAGGTGTAGATTATATCCCGCGTCATGTTTTTCACTTCACTGACTTTTCAGCTCTAATGGACACTGCAAGGGAAAGCAACTTTCTAATTG ATGTTCTTGGCATTCTACAACAAGTGCAGCCTATCACTACATACCGGAACAAATATAATGAGGTCAAAAACAGCATTGAGTTTACCATCAACGATATGAG CACTTCTGCACAAGTGATATTCTACGATGAAATGGCAGAATCTTTTAATCAGGAAGTCCATAATGCTGGCCAACATccaataattgttataatatcCAGTTCTAAAGCTCGGCTAATCCAAG GTGAGCCAAAGTTGACAAACTATCCGGCGACAAGGTTTTTCATAAATCTTCAACATGAAGCAGTGCAGGATCTGAGAGATGCATTCAG ATTGAATGGTACAGTTTGGCAAATTGGCGTCTCCATTGATGTTCGCAAATAA
- the LOC108205865 gene encoding PTI1-like tyrosine-protein kinase 3 — protein MRKWLCCSCQAEESYPRRESEPFKSPKQHTDGNQKSSKVPAPVKHEVQKAVPTIEVPALSWDELKEKTDNFGSNALIGEGSYGRVYFASLSNGNSVALKKLDAAPEPESDNEFLTQVAMVSKLKHDNFVELTGYCVEGHNRVLSYEFATMGSLHDILHGRKGVQGAQPGPVLDWMQRVRIAIDAARGLEYLHEKVQPSVIHRDIRSSNVLLFEDFKAKIADFNLSNQAPDMAARLHSTRVLGTFGYHAPEYAMTGQLTQKSDVYSFGVVLLELLTGRKPVDHTMPRGQQSLVTWATPRLSEDKVKQCVDPKLKGEYPPKAVAKLAAVAALCVQYEAEFRPNMSIVVKALQPLLKAATPAPEM, from the exons ATGCGCAAGTGGTTGTGTTGTTCgtgtcaagcagaagaatcatATCCTCGACGTGAAAGCGAGCCTTTTAAAAGCCCTAAACAGCATACAGATG GAAACCAGAAAAGTTCAAAGGTACCGGCTCCTGTAAAACATGAAGTGCAGAAAGCAGTTCCAACCATTGAGGTACCAGCACTTTCTTGGGATGAGTTAAAGGAGAAAACAGATAATTTCGGATCAAACGCATTGATTGGTGAAGGGTCCTATGGAAGAGTGTATTTTGCAAGCTTAAGTAATGGAAATTCTGTGGCTTTGAAAAAGCTTGATGCTGCCCCGGAGCCCGAGTCAGATAATGAGTTTCTGACTCAG GTTGCCATGGTTTCGAAGCTGAAGCATGATAATTTTGTAGAGTTGACGGGCTATTGCGTTGAAGGACATAACCGTGTGCTTTCATATGAGTTTGCCACAATGGGATCACTACATGACATTTTGCATG GTAGGAAAGGAGTACAAGGAGCACAGCCAGGTCCTGTTCTTGACTGGATGCAACGTGTACGTATAGCTATTGATGCAGCCAGGGGGCTTGAATACTTGCACGAGAAGGTTCAACCCTCTGTAATACACAGAGATATCAGATCTAGTAATGTGCTTTTATTTGAAGACTTTAAAGCCAAGATtgcagattttaatctttcaaatCAGGCACCTGACATGGCTGCTCGCCTTCATTCTACTCGAGTTCTTGGAACTTTCGGTTATCACGCACCAGA GTATGCCATGACAGGACAGTTGACGCAGAAAAGTGACGTCTATAGCTTTGGTGTGGTTCTGTTGGAACTTTTGACTGGAAGAAAGCCTGTTGATCATACAATGCCTCGAGGACAGCAGAGTCTTGTCACTTGG GCAACTCCAAGACTAAGCGAAGACAAAGTTAAACAGTGTGTGGATCCAAAACTCAAAGGAGAGTATCCTCCAAAAGCTGTTGCAAAG CTGGCAGCTGTAGCAGCACTATGCGTGCAGTATGAGGCCGAATTTCGGCCAAATATGAGCATTGTTGTCAAGGCACTCCAACCGCTTCTCAAGGCTGCAACCCCAGCTCCAGAGATGTAG